The following are encoded in a window of Sutcliffiella horikoshii genomic DNA:
- a CDS encoding GAF domain-containing protein, translating to MQNTSYSPQKMIYKNFDEAADNILKMMSRLLDINTLFIAKNDRCTNKIMKVLNKKDILLEEGGTLPFEQTFCKLSVDHGTKPLIIPDITQSDLTKDMVVTKSLGEGSFIGIPIYYEDGENYGTLCGLDNRPYNFREELIEIFETMGSLLTYVLELDEAYQQIRSLSVPFIPITKGVAILTITGNVNEQRADTIISLALEKSQDLALDYLIIDLSGIGKINEIVSYSLLKIVNLLQIIGVKPILTGITPDVAIKAIGVGFETDDILVQSNLEQALKKIGLTLLKNK from the coding sequence ATGCAAAACACTTCTTATAGTCCACAGAAAATGATTTACAAAAATTTTGATGAAGCAGCGGATAATATCTTGAAAATGATGAGCAGGCTACTCGACATCAATACCCTGTTCATTGCAAAGAATGACCGCTGTACGAACAAAATTATGAAAGTACTAAATAAAAAGGATATTTTGCTAGAAGAAGGTGGAACCCTTCCTTTTGAGCAGACATTCTGCAAGCTATCTGTGGACCACGGCACCAAGCCTTTAATCATTCCGGATATTACACAAAGTGACCTGACAAAGGACATGGTTGTCACCAAAAGTCTAGGTGAGGGTAGCTTTATAGGTATACCTATTTACTATGAAGATGGAGAAAATTACGGCACGCTATGCGGCTTGGATAATAGACCATATAATTTTCGGGAAGAACTAATTGAAATTTTTGAAACAATGGGATCGCTGCTTACATATGTCCTTGAACTGGATGAAGCCTACCAACAAATCCGGAGTCTCTCGGTTCCGTTCATTCCTATAACTAAAGGTGTTGCCATCCTTACTATTACAGGTAATGTCAATGAACAACGAGCAGATACAATCATCTCCCTTGCGTTAGAAAAAAGTCAGGATCTAGCCTTGGACTATCTAATTATTGACCTTTCGGGAATTGGAAAAATAAATGAAATAGTCAGCTATTCTTTACTTAAAATAGTCAATCTTCTTCAAATAATAGGCGTAAAACCAATCTTAACTGGAATTACCCCCGATGTTGCCATCAAAGCTATTGGCGTCGGATTTGAGACAGATGATATCCTCGTTCAATCCAACTTAGAACAGGCATTAAAGAAAATTGGGTTAACTTTGTTAAAGAATAAATAA
- a CDS encoding DUF4181 domain-containing protein: MFWLNIFFIVIIVSPIMYLIKRLLRSLFNIEKTKKKFFSYNHINKWHARIDWGLRLVTVVVNFILIFLISYERISILSISLVLVLLIISDYLVRAFFEWRYTDNPKEAILTISDMVILLVSVILVFGMNLLNLNVS, from the coding sequence ATGTTTTGGTTAAATATTTTCTTTATTGTTATTATCGTTTCTCCCATCATGTATCTAATAAAGAGGTTATTACGGAGTCTATTTAACATTGAAAAAACTAAAAAGAAGTTCTTTTCATATAATCATATTAATAAATGGCACGCAAGAATCGATTGGGGTTTGAGGTTAGTTACTGTGGTTGTAAACTTCATTCTAATTTTCCTGATTTCTTATGAGCGCATTTCTATTTTGAGTATCTCATTGGTTCTTGTATTATTAATTATTTCGGACTATTTGGTGCGGGCTTTCTTTGAATGGAGATATACTGATAATCCAAAAGAAGCGATTTTAACCATTAGTGACATGGTAATATTACTTGTTTCAGTCATCCTTGTTTTTGGGATGAACTTGTTAAATTTAAATGTTAGCTAA
- a CDS encoding GNAT family N-acetyltransferase: protein MNKFNIIKNKQEYWLVDQVRKGDVSTELYIHGLADILEEWTRLEIGYLSLLIDEQFESWLLEKKFHKISSIVEYTRKLNDLPLTNDQIVCYSLAEGLMDDQKYAELYELCRSGSANKNTKQPIAQVMSSLENELGPEWRKHCYYFLKDGAFAGISIPHIEMGTEDEGRLFYFGVVPELRGQGIGAQIHRVSMELLKIFHATYYVGSTDVNNANMIKIFEKNGCQLRDKKGIYKIVR, encoded by the coding sequence TTGAACAAATTTAATATCATCAAAAACAAGCAAGAATACTGGCTAGTGGACCAAGTTAGAAAGGGAGATGTTTCAACGGAATTATACATACACGGATTGGCAGATATCCTAGAGGAGTGGACCCGGTTAGAAATTGGCTACTTGTCCTTGCTAATCGATGAACAATTTGAAAGCTGGTTGCTTGAAAAGAAGTTTCACAAGATTTCAAGTATCGTGGAATACACAAGAAAACTAAACGACTTACCTTTAACGAACGACCAAATAGTCTGCTATTCCCTTGCAGAAGGATTAATGGATGATCAAAAATACGCTGAGCTATATGAGCTTTGCCGATCGGGAAGTGCTAACAAGAATACGAAGCAACCTATAGCCCAGGTGATGAGTTCACTAGAAAATGAACTAGGACCGGAATGGCGCAAACATTGCTATTATTTTTTAAAAGATGGAGCTTTTGCCGGCATAAGTATCCCTCACATTGAAATGGGAACAGAAGATGAAGGGAGACTATTTTATTTCGGAGTAGTTCCTGAGCTAAGAGGACAAGGGATTGGTGCACAAATTCATCGAGTAAGTATGGAGTTACTTAAGATATTCCATGCCACCTATTATGTTGGCAGCACAGATGTTAACAATGCTAATATGATAAAAATCTTTGAGAAAAATGGTTGCCAACTCCGGGATAAGAAAGGCATTTATAAGATAGTCAGATGA